The following proteins come from a genomic window of Flavobacteriaceae bacterium MAR_2010_188:
- a CDS encoding rod shape-determining protein MreC encodes MQQIINFVIRNKTALLFLLLFGISLALTIQSHSFHRSKFINSANFLTGGVYETANGVTSYFNLKDENLILQKENERLKSLLYNTEKYEKDSIALDSNIINKQYRFISAHVYKNSYSTSNNYITINKGKNDGIEQDFAVITSHGIVGIIENVSSNYASVISILNSKSRVNAQLTKTDHIGSLVWNGDSPYIVQLIDISKFAELSKGDSITTGGQSTIFPKGVPIGVIEDFKLDVGGDTYTINVKLFNDMTNLGHIYVIENLDSEEIKSLQIPVNE; translated from the coding sequence ATGCAACAAATCATCAATTTTGTCATAAGGAACAAAACTGCCCTATTGTTCCTCTTGCTCTTTGGTATATCGTTGGCGCTAACAATACAGTCCCACTCTTTTCATAGAAGCAAATTTATAAACTCCGCAAATTTCCTTACCGGTGGCGTCTATGAGACTGCAAATGGTGTTACTTCCTATTTTAATCTTAAAGATGAAAATCTCATTTTACAGAAGGAAAATGAACGTTTAAAATCATTACTGTATAACACCGAGAAATATGAAAAAGATAGTATTGCATTAGATTCTAACATCATAAACAAACAATATCGATTTATTTCTGCACACGTTTACAAGAATAGTTATTCAACAAGTAACAACTATATCACCATTAACAAAGGGAAAAATGATGGTATAGAACAAGATTTTGCAGTTATAACTTCCCATGGAATCGTCGGAATAATCGAAAACGTTTCGAGCAACTATGCTTCAGTTATTTCTATTCTGAATTCTAAAAGCCGAGTAAATGCACAACTAACTAAAACCGACCATATTGGTTCTCTAGTTTGGAACGGTGATTCGCCGTACATTGTTCAACTCATAGATATTTCAAAGTTTGCAGAACTCAGTAAGGGTGATTCAATTACTACCGGCGGACAGTCAACTATATTTCCGAAAGGTGTGCCAATTGGCGTTATAGAAGATTTTAAACTTGATGTTGGGGGAGATACTTATACAATTAACGTGAAACTTTTTAATGATATGACCAATCTAGGTCATATTTATGTTATTGAAAATCTTGATTCCGAAGAAATAAAATCGTTGCAAATTCCTGTGAATGAATAA
- a CDS encoding rod shape-determining protein MreB, with protein MGFFDFLTEEIAIDLGTANTLIIHNDKVVVDSPSIVARDRISNKIIAVGKEASLMQGKTHENIKTIRPLKDGVIADFDASEQMISMFIKNIPALKKKLFTPALRMVVCIPSGITEVEMRAVKESCERVNGKEVYLIHEPMAAAIGIGIDIMQPKGNMIVDIGGGTTEIAVIALGGIVCDKSVKVAGDVFTNDIIYYMRTQHNLYIGDRTAEKIKIQIGAATEDLELPPEDMSVQGRDLLTGKPKQVQISSREIAKALDKSILRIEDSVMETLSQTPPELAADIYNTGIYLAGGGSMLRGLDKRLSQKTDLPVYIAEDPLRAVVRGTGITLKNLAKYKSVLIK; from the coding sequence ATGGGATTTTTTGATTTCTTAACTGAAGAAATAGCCATAGACCTGGGTACTGCAAATACATTGATCATTCATAATGACAAGGTTGTAGTAGACAGTCCTTCAATAGTTGCCAGAGACAGAATTAGCAATAAAATCATTGCCGTTGGCAAGGAGGCTAGTCTCATGCAAGGTAAAACACACGAAAACATAAAGACGATACGCCCTTTAAAAGATGGTGTAATTGCAGATTTCGATGCTTCCGAGCAAATGATCAGTATGTTTATTAAAAACATTCCTGCTCTAAAGAAAAAATTATTCACCCCTGCCCTGAGAATGGTCGTTTGTATTCCTTCTGGGATTACCGAAGTAGAAATGCGGGCGGTAAAAGAATCGTGTGAACGGGTAAATGGTAAAGAAGTTTATTTGATACATGAACCGATGGCGGCAGCGATCGGTATCGGCATAGATATCATGCAACCAAAAGGAAATATGATTGTTGATATCGGTGGAGGAACTACCGAAATTGCGGTAATCGCTCTAGGCGGAATCGTCTGTGACAAATCGGTTAAGGTTGCGGGAGACGTTTTTACCAACGATATTATATATTATATGCGTACCCAGCATAACTTATATATCGGGGACAGAACAGCAGAAAAAATAAAGATTCAGATTGGTGCAGCTACAGAAGATTTGGAACTGCCTCCGGAAGATATGAGCGTACAGGGAAGAGATTTACTTACCGGTAAACCTAAACAAGTGCAGATTTCTTCACGTGAAATTGCCAAGGCCTTAGATAAATCCATTTTAAGGATTGAAGATTCTGTAATGGAAACGCTATCTCAAACCCCACCAGAACTTGCCGCTGATATTTATAATACAGGTATTTATCTTGCAGGTGGCGGATCAATGCTTAGAGGCTTAGACAAACGTCTTTCTCAAAAAACAGACTTGCCTGTCTATATCGCTGAAGACCCGTTACGAGCGGTCGTAAGAGGTACTGGCATCACACTTAAAAACTTAGCTAAATACAAAAGTGTACTGATTAAATAA
- a CDS encoding penicillin-binding protein 2, which produces MRKLLLLSTILFVSTVFIGRLFYLQVFDHSTYSLFEDNAIRKVYDYPKRGYVYDRHNKLLVANQPSYDVMVIPREVEKLDTLEFCNLLKIEKDVFKEKYQKAYTYSPRLPSVFVPQLSKEDYAVLQERMRKYKGFYIQKRSLRKYQTTIGANVLGDIGEVGQRTLDENPYYNMGDLIGKQGVEVSYEDVLRGVKGIKFIQKDRFNRDIGPYKDGVYDTLPQPGKDIRITIDADLQAYGEILMQNKRGGIIALEPDSGEILAMVSAPTYDPNSLVGRDRSKNFTKLFRDSIAKPLYDRSIQAQYPPGSPFKVMNALIALQENVITTEENFACRMGYYYGSRRLTGCHSHHSPVSMNNGIYESCNAYFVNVYRRIIEKYDDPSKGMDMWSNHVKSFGLGRFLNNDLVVGRMGRIPSGSYYDRAYGENRWASTYVVSNAIGQGEVEATPIQLANMVAAIANRGYYYTPHIIKEIEDGTINPSFLEKNMTTIEKRHFDPIVQGMYDVYNKGTAAHLQIPGIEICGKTGTAENFIKIDSVKTQLTDHSIFVAFAPKDNPKIALAVFVENGYWGGRFAGRIASLMIEKYIKGHVTMKNMEDWVLVHSLEHEYAKPYSGKPFGINGESGLQTIDKTEIKYPEADPIDL; this is translated from the coding sequence ATGAGAAAACTTTTACTTTTGAGTACCATTCTATTTGTATCTACCGTTTTTATAGGAAGGCTCTTTTATTTGCAGGTTTTTGATCATAGCACTTATAGTCTTTTTGAAGACAACGCCATCCGTAAAGTTTACGATTATCCTAAAAGAGGGTATGTCTATGACCGTCACAATAAACTTTTAGTTGCTAATCAACCTTCCTACGATGTGATGGTCATTCCACGAGAGGTTGAAAAATTAGATACTCTAGAATTTTGCAACTTATTGAAGATTGAAAAAGATGTCTTCAAGGAAAAATATCAAAAGGCTTATACGTATTCACCTCGATTACCATCTGTTTTTGTGCCTCAGCTTTCAAAAGAGGATTATGCCGTACTTCAAGAGAGAATGCGTAAATACAAAGGATTCTACATACAAAAACGTTCATTAAGAAAATACCAAACCACAATTGGGGCGAATGTTTTAGGAGATATCGGTGAAGTTGGACAAAGAACCTTAGACGAAAATCCCTATTACAATATGGGTGATTTAATTGGGAAACAAGGCGTGGAGGTTTCCTATGAAGATGTTCTAAGAGGTGTAAAAGGAATTAAATTCATCCAGAAAGACCGCTTTAACCGTGATATCGGTCCTTACAAGGACGGTGTTTATGATACTTTACCCCAACCTGGTAAGGATATCCGAATTACCATCGATGCAGACTTGCAAGCATATGGCGAAATCTTGATGCAAAATAAACGCGGTGGGATTATAGCTTTAGAACCAGATTCTGGAGAAATCCTGGCAATGGTTTCGGCACCAACCTATGATCCTAATAGTTTGGTAGGTAGGGATCGCTCTAAAAATTTCACAAAATTGTTTCGCGACTCAATTGCAAAACCACTTTACGATAGAAGTATACAAGCACAGTATCCTCCGGGCTCTCCTTTTAAGGTGATGAATGCCTTGATTGCGCTCCAAGAGAATGTGATTACAACAGAAGAAAATTTTGCCTGTAGAATGGGATATTATTACGGTTCTAGAAGACTCACGGGTTGCCACAGCCATCATAGCCCCGTATCCATGAACAACGGTATTTATGAATCTTGCAATGCTTATTTTGTGAATGTCTACCGTAGGATTATAGAAAAATACGATGACCCTTCCAAAGGAATGGATATGTGGAGCAATCACGTAAAAAGTTTTGGACTAGGAAGATTCCTTAATAATGATTTGGTGGTCGGAAGAATGGGAAGAATACCTTCAGGCAGTTACTATGACAGAGCTTATGGAGAAAATCGATGGGCATCTACCTATGTAGTTTCTAATGCGATAGGTCAAGGTGAAGTTGAAGCGACTCCAATCCAACTTGCGAATATGGTAGCGGCAATTGCAAATCGCGGGTATTATTATACACCTCATATTATTAAAGAAATTGAAGACGGCACAATTAATCCTTCGTTCTTGGAGAAAAATATGACTACCATCGAGAAGCGCCATTTTGATCCTATCGTTCAGGGAATGTATGATGTTTATAACAAGGGGACGGCCGCGCATCTACAAATTCCAGGGATAGAAATCTGTGGAAAGACAGGTACCGCAGAAAATTTCATAAAAATTGATAGCGTAAAGACCCAACTTACAGATCATTCTATTTTCGTTGCTTTTGCGCCGAAGGATAATCCTAAAATAGCCTTGGCAGTATTTGTTGAAAATGGCTATTGGGGAGGTCGGTTCGCTGGAAGAATTGCCAGTTTAATGATAGAAAAATACATTAAGGGTCATGTTACCATGAAAAATATGGAAGATTGGGTCCTTGTACATAGTCTAGAGCATGAATACGCAAAACCATACTCTGGTAAACCATTTGGAATAAACGGAGAATCCGGATTACAGACTATAGACAAAACAGAAATTAAATACCCTGAAGCCGATCCAATTGACTTGTAA
- a CDS encoding putative ABC transport system permease protein, with translation MLVYLRLFKESFAFALNALRNNKLRTFLSLLGITIGIFSIIAILAAVDSLERNIADQLSGLDSNTMYVSNFSFGPTDVPKWKRENFPRVNYDDYEFVRRSVPDINSAAFAVMFASPENIKYEDVTLTNVNVQPVSNEISEIDDLKLANGRFYNESESNSGAPVIVLGHSIAENLFKSLDPIGKQIRVYGRKVTVVGVLEKFGVNLGDSPDEKAWVPVNFYRGFNNGGVDGLMGAIVLKPNSDADIGAFEEVLTQKLRAHRALKPEEIDNFFISKISGMKDAIAGIFTTMNLVGWVISGFSLLVGGFGIANIMFVSVKERTNLIGIQKSLGAKNRFILFQFLFEAVILALVGGIIGLILVWLITIVASQFTGDFKFVLSFGNMFLGFMLSTFIGLISGVLPALSASKLDPVEAIRTGM, from the coding sequence ATGCTGGTATACTTAAGGTTATTCAAAGAAAGTTTTGCATTTGCGTTGAATGCTTTAAGAAATAATAAGCTTAGAACATTTCTATCCTTGCTCGGTATTACAATCGGGATATTTTCTATCATAGCAATCCTTGCTGCGGTAGATTCCCTCGAAAGAAATATTGCCGATCAATTATCTGGTCTAGATAGCAATACCATGTACGTTTCTAATTTTTCTTTTGGTCCTACCGATGTTCCTAAATGGAAACGAGAGAACTTTCCCAGAGTAAACTACGATGATTATGAATTCGTAAGAAGATCAGTTCCAGATATAAACTCAGCCGCATTTGCGGTGATGTTTGCGTCCCCTGAAAATATAAAGTATGAAGATGTTACGTTGACCAACGTAAATGTTCAGCCGGTTTCTAATGAAATCAGTGAAATAGACGACCTTAAATTAGCGAATGGTAGATTTTACAATGAATCTGAATCAAATTCCGGTGCTCCCGTAATTGTTTTGGGACATTCCATAGCCGAGAATCTTTTTAAATCTTTAGACCCAATTGGTAAACAGATTAGGGTTTATGGCAGAAAGGTCACCGTAGTAGGTGTCCTGGAAAAATTTGGGGTCAATCTTGGAGACAGCCCTGACGAAAAGGCTTGGGTTCCGGTTAATTTCTATAGAGGTTTTAATAATGGTGGTGTAGATGGATTGATGGGTGCAATAGTTCTTAAACCTAATAGTGATGCCGATATTGGAGCGTTTGAAGAAGTCTTAACTCAAAAACTTCGTGCGCATAGAGCATTGAAGCCTGAAGAAATAGACAATTTTTTTATCAGTAAGATTTCTGGGATGAAAGATGCTATCGCCGGAATTTTTACTACAATGAATCTAGTGGGCTGGGTGATAAGCGGATTTTCGCTCCTCGTTGGTGGATTTGGAATCGCCAATATTATGTTTGTGAGTGTAAAGGAAAGAACAAACCTAATCGGAATACAAAAATCTTTAGGAGCAAAAAACAGATTTATCTTGTTTCAATTTTTGTTTGAAGCCGTTATTTTAGCTTTGGTAGGAGGGATTATCGGATTAATCTTGGTTTGGCTAATAACCATTGTCGCGTCACAATTCACGGGGGACTTTAAATTTGTGCTTTCCTTTGGTAATATGTTTTTAGGTTTTATGCTTTCAACCTTTATTGGTTTGATATCTGGTGTTCTTCCAGCGCTGTCAGCTTCTAAATTAGACCCTGTTGAAGCTATAAGAACAGGAATGTAA
- a CDS encoding rod shape-determining protein MreD, with amino-acid sequence MNNANINIFFQFIGLVLVQVLVLNNINFAGFVNPYLYVLFILLYPIKNNRTFFLTLSFLIGLAVDIFSDSGGVNAGASVFIAFMRPIILKFSFGMVYEYQTLKFNNTEIGNRMIYFAILIIVHHFVLFSLEVFNFSEILLILKKTLFSSIFTLILCLFTTVLFNKKER; translated from the coding sequence ATGAATAATGCCAATATCAACATTTTTTTTCAATTCATTGGATTAGTTCTAGTGCAGGTATTGGTGTTGAATAACATTAACTTTGCCGGTTTTGTCAACCCATATTTATACGTTCTCTTTATACTTCTTTACCCTATAAAAAATAATAGGACTTTTTTTTTAACCTTAAGTTTCTTGATTGGCCTAGCGGTAGATATATTTTCGGATTCAGGTGGGGTAAATGCAGGGGCGAGCGTATTCATAGCATTTATGAGACCGATTATATTAAAATTTTCATTCGGCATGGTGTACGAATATCAGACCTTAAAGTTCAATAATACCGAAATCGGCAACAGAATGATATACTTTGCTATATTAATTATAGTGCATCATTTTGTGTTATTCAGCTTAGAAGTTTTTAACTTTTCTGAGATACTATTGATATTAAAGAAAACGTTATTCAGCAGTATATTTACTTTAATTCTGTGTCTATTCACGACTGTTTTGTTCAATAAAAAAGAGCGATGA
- a CDS encoding phosphoribosylaminoimidazolecarboxamide formyltransferase / IMP cyclohydrolase, whose product MENKKQIRSALISVYSKDGLEPIVKKLNELNVTIYSTGGTETFIKNLGLDVVAVEDVTSYPSILGGRVKTLHPKVFGGILNRQNNESDIAELTDFEIPQIDLVIVDLYPFEDTVASGDSHENIIEKIDIGGISLIRAAAKNYNDVFCVSSMEDYSEFLEILNEDSGKTTLDQRKQFAAKSFNISSHYDSAIFNYFNEDEEMSVLKISETKGKVLRYGENPHQKGFFFGDFDSIFNKLHGKELSYNNLLDVDAAVNLINEFKNDEPTFAILKHNNACGIATRSKIHNAYVDALAGDPVSAFGGILISNVEIDEATANEINSLFCEVVIAPSFSDEALEILKSKKNRIILILKDVELPSKIVRTCLNGILVQEKDSKTDKLEDLEVRTRTSPTEKELKDLIFASKICKNTKSNTIVLAKDGQLFASGTGQTSRVDALNQAIHKAKSFNFDLKGAVMASDAFFPFPDCVEIADNVGITAVIQPGGSIKDQLSVDYCDANDISMVFTGTRHFKH is encoded by the coding sequence ATGGAAAACAAAAAGCAAATTCGTTCGGCGCTTATCTCCGTATATAGCAAGGACGGATTAGAACCCATCGTTAAAAAATTAAATGAATTAAATGTCACAATCTACTCGACTGGCGGCACTGAAACATTTATAAAAAACTTGGGTTTAGACGTCGTTGCGGTTGAAGATGTAACCAGCTACCCCTCTATCTTGGGTGGTCGTGTTAAGACCTTACATCCTAAAGTTTTTGGGGGAATTTTAAACAGACAGAACAACGAATCGGATATTGCAGAACTTACGGATTTTGAAATTCCTCAAATCGATTTAGTGATTGTGGATCTTTATCCGTTTGAAGATACCGTGGCCTCCGGAGATTCTCATGAAAATATTATAGAAAAAATAGATATAGGCGGAATTTCACTAATCCGTGCCGCAGCCAAAAATTACAATGATGTGTTTTGCGTTTCTTCAATGGAAGATTATTCAGAATTTTTGGAAATACTGAATGAAGACAGCGGAAAAACTACTTTAGACCAACGCAAGCAATTTGCGGCAAAGTCTTTCAATATTTCTTCCCATTACGACTCAGCAATTTTCAATTATTTTAATGAGGATGAAGAGATGTCTGTTCTAAAAATTAGCGAAACAAAAGGTAAAGTGCTTAGATATGGAGAAAATCCACATCAAAAAGGATTTTTCTTTGGTGATTTTGATTCAATCTTTAACAAATTACACGGCAAGGAATTAAGCTACAACAACCTATTGGATGTCGATGCGGCGGTTAACCTGATTAACGAGTTTAAAAATGACGAACCGACCTTTGCTATCTTAAAGCATAATAACGCTTGTGGCATCGCTACGAGAAGCAAAATTCATAACGCCTATGTAGATGCTTTGGCAGGTGATCCAGTTTCGGCATTTGGCGGGATTTTAATTTCTAATGTTGAGATTGATGAAGCAACCGCCAACGAGATAAATTCACTTTTTTGTGAAGTAGTTATCGCTCCTAGCTTTTCTGATGAAGCTTTGGAAATCTTAAAGAGCAAAAAGAATAGAATTATATTAATTCTGAAAGATGTAGAATTACCATCCAAAATTGTCAGAACTTGTTTAAACGGAATCTTGGTTCAAGAAAAAGATTCTAAAACCGATAAACTTGAAGATTTGGAAGTAAGAACGAGAACAAGTCCTACCGAAAAGGAATTAAAGGATTTAATCTTCGCTTCAAAAATATGTAAAAACACCAAATCCAACACTATCGTCTTGGCCAAGGACGGACAGTTATTTGCAAGTGGAACTGGACAAACAAGCAGGGTCGATGCTTTAAACCAAGCCATCCACAAAGCCAAATCCTTCAATTTTGATTTAAAAGGTGCAGTGATGGCAAGTGATGCTTTTTTCCCGTTTCCTGACTGTGTGGAGATTGCAGATAATGTAGGGATTACGGCAGTGATTCAACCTGGAGGTTCTATTAAAGATCAGTTAAGTGTCGATTATTGTGATGCCAACGATATTTCGATGGTATTTACAGGAACCCGACATTTTAAACATTGA